Part of the Propionimicrobium sp. PCR01-08-3 genome, TAATTCGGGCGGTGCGTTGATCAATTCGTCGGGCGAGTTGATCGGAATCACCTCCTCGATCGCCTCACTGAGTTCGGGTGAATCGTCGTCGAGCGAATCGGGAAGCATCGGGCTCGGTTTCGCCATTCCGGCCAATCAGGTGAGCAATGTGGTCGACCAGCTGATTTCCTCCGGCACGGCACAGCATCCCCAGATCGGCATCAGCGCGCAAGATGTCACCGGCACGGGGCAGTTGGGTGCTCAAGTGACCAATGTCACCTCTGGCTCTCCCGCCGACCAGGCCGGTATCCGCTCCGGCGATCTGATCACCGCCGTGGACGGTAACGCCGTCACATCGGCGGAATCACTGGTTGCATTGGTGCGGGCGACCCAGGTCGGCCAAGAGATCACCGTGACCGTCGAGAGGGATGGGCAGTCGAGCGACCTGACCGTTACGACGGTTGCCGCGTCGAAGTAGCAGGGGTTGGAGTTCGCGCCGAGTTCAAGATGGCCGCCGCCTGCGAGGCATCATCATCGTCAGGCAGCGTGATCGCGAACCTGCGTCCGTTGGTGTTTGTCACCAAGATGCCCGGCGATCGCCTCAAGATGATGGCCCAGCCGTCGCGAGCCGGCGCGAATCCCCAGCCGCCCCAATCGTGTGGCTGGATCACCTGTGCCTCGACCGATGCGATCTGGCCAGGCGAGACCTTCTTGATCGGAATGGGTATGACGCCCGAACGTACGACCAAGCCGTCGGCACCGACAGATACCTTGATGCTCGCCACCAGCAGACAGACCAGCACCACGGTCCCGAAAAGAACGCCGAAATGTACCACGGGCATGCCCGGCATGAACATCGTCGAAATGCCCACGACGGCCAGGCCCAGACCGAACCATAGATACATCGGCACCCAGTACCTGCGCTCCCACTGCGGAATCACTCGTGCCATCGATGTTCACCCCGGTCTCGTTCATAGAGCGAAGAATCTGCAGTGCTGGCC contains:
- a CDS encoding DUF3093 family protein, whose translation is MARVIPQWERRYWVPMYLWFGLGLAVVGISTMFMPGMPVVHFGVLFGTVVLVCLLVASIKVSVGADGLVVRSGVIPIPIKKVSPGQIASVEAQVIQPHDWGGWGFAPARDGWAIILRRSPGILVTNTNGRRFAITLPDDDDASQAAAILNSARTPTPATSTRQPS